CTTATGATGAAACTTTTATCTAGAAATATCGTAGAAGATAGTAGAACAACAAGATTAGAAAGGAGATCATGATTAATGGATAAATCTTATTTTGAAGGACATGAAGCTTTGATTGCGGACGTCTATCGTTCATTCACTCGTCAGTTCCATGCACTACCGACACATCGACGGACAAAGCGTCAGTTACGAAATCTTGCATTTTCCGTCATTCGTCAAGCTAGACCGACGTATGAAGAACGTACCGTACTCTATGCATACTTCGCGGAATTCTTCCGAGCTGTGGAAGAAGGACAAGATGAAGAGATTGCTTTTTACAAACAAATTGCACAGTAAAGACCCCCGATGGCTCCGTCAGAAGGGGTCTTTGTTGTTTTTGGAGAATGCGCTAAAAACAAAAAAACAAGTAGGGGACAATGCCCACTACTTGTTCATGATCGTTTAAAGATTTACTTTACTTCCATCCATTTAAAGCTCATATCGGCACCGAATGGGTGACGGTATAGTTTATCAATGTTTGTCCGTTGTAAGTAAGCTTCACCTTTTTGGTAGATTGGTGCAATAGCATAGTCTTCTGCCAACAGCATTTTTTCAGCTTCTTGCATGTCAGACCAACGTTTTGCTTCATCTGCTTGTTGTTTTGCCCCTTTGATGAGGTCATCGAATTTTTTGTTCGAATATTCCATCCGGTTGAAGCTTCCATCCGTTAACCACATATCGAGGAATGTCATTGGATCTTGGTAGTCAGGTCCCCATCCAGCTGCAGAGATATCGTATTCTCCCTTCGATTCGAGCTCGAGGAAGTTCTTGAATGGTTGTTGCTTGATTTTGATCGTCAAACCAGGAAGGTGTTTCTCAAGATCTCCTTTTAAGTACTCAGAGACTTTCTTGAAGGCATCTTCATCACGTGAGAGCATACTGAGTTCAACTGTCTTAACACCGAGTTCCTTCAAGCCAGCGTCCCAAGCTTTTTTCGCTGCGTCAGCATCGTAGCTTTGTAAATCAGGATACTTCGCACGGAAGTCTTCTCCATCTGGTGTAAACGTGAAGTCCTTCGCAACGATGAAGTTTGCTGGTTTTGATCCATCGTTTAGGATGACATCTGTGATCCCTTGCTTCTCAAAGCCAAGCGCGAGTGCTTTTCGGATATTTTTGTTTTTCAATGCTTTATTCTTTTGGTTAAAGCGAAGGAAGTTGATCCGAGCATCTGGACGCGTTTTGTAATCATCTGATTTTTCATACTGCGAAACGAACTCAGATGTAATCGGTGCGAAGTCGACTTCTTTCGCTTCAAAGAGGTTAACACCAGTCGAGATCTCTTTGACGACCTTGACATCGATTTTATCCATCTTGACATTCGCTTTATCCCAGTAGTCTGGATTTTTCTTATATGTCCAACCAGCGTTCGCTTGCCACTTATCGAGAACGAAAGGTCCGTTGAAGACCATTGTATCAACGCTTGTCGCGAACTTATCACCTTGATCTTCAACAAAGGACTGTTTCAGTGGTAAGTATGTTGGGAAACTCGTCAGACCAAGGAAGTAAGGGGCTGGAGCTTCGAGTTGTACTTCAAGTGTCTGATCGTCGACCTTTTTAACACCGAGCTCATCGAGTTCAGCATCTCCAGACATGATTTTGTTGGCATTTTTTAAATCTTGTAAAATGTATGCGTATTCTGCTGCAGTCTTTGGATCAAGTGCACGTTTCCAAGCATAGATGAAATCATCTGCTGTGACGGCTGATCCATCTGACCACTTCGCATCTTTACGCAGTTTGAACGTATATGTTTTTTTATCATCTGACACTTCAACACTTTCCGCGATTCCAGGTGTTGGTTTGTTATCGCCATCAAGACGATACAGTCCTTCAAAGACGTTGTTCGTGACGATGATGGAAGTCGAGTCAGTCGTTTTCGTCGGATCTAACTGAGGTACATCCGTCGTCGAAACGAGCGTGACTTCCTTTTTCTTGTTTTTCGAATCCGATCCGCTTGTGTTATCGTCATTTCCTTGCCCGCATGCAGCGACAGCAAGTAGCGCGATGCTGGATAGTCCAGCAAAAGCGATTTTCGATGGTTTATTCATGGAACGATGACCCCCCGAGAGTTAGAGTTAAATATTTCAGAAAAATGTGAACATATTGTTAATTTAAGTGAAAGTGATTAAAAATGCAACATAAATTTTCAGATAATTCTTACTGATCAAGGTCTATATTCTCAATTCCAAGCGATTTCAAATAGTCATAAAGTAGGAATAAGGTCAACGTATGCGGGGAATACATTCGTAAAGTCAAGCGAACAGGATCTCCGCGTAATCGCATGTTCGTGATACGAACGCCTTTACGCTCAAGAGCAAGAACGATGTCTGTCGGATCAAGTCCAGAAGGAAGTAAGAGATGCGCAACGAGGACATTTGCTTCGAACCGACTATTGTTGATACGACTCATTATCCGAGTTAAGCCTTCCAATAAGAAAAAGAGAAAGAGGACTAGAAAAATCGATTCCCAGATGAAACCTGCACCGACAGCGATCCCAATCCCGCTCGCACTCCAGATAATGGCGGCAGTCGTCAGCCCACTGACGATATCATGCGGTCGACGTAAGATGACACCAGCGCCGATAAAACCGATTCCAGTAATGATTTGGGCGACGAGACGCATCGGATCCATCTGAACATTCGTCGCCATGTCATGGTAGAGTAAGACCGATTTGATGGAAACGATGGTTAACAAACAACTGATCAGGGTAATTACGAGGCTAGTGCGTATACCGACCGGTTTATTTTTAATTTCACGCTCGAATCCGATGAAAATTCCAAGTATAGCGGCTAATAGGAGTTTTAAGAAGTCTTCGAGCTGAAATACATGAATCCAGTTCATTCGTCTCAAATCCTTTCTTTACTTTAAAAGGTGATTTGTTATAATGACTTTTGTGTCTTTCGAATGAATATACGTAAGATGTAATAGATATACGAAAAAAGGAAGTGTCTCATCATGAATCAGCAAAAAATCGGTTTCTTTGCGCTTGCTGCAATGGTCATCGGTTCAATGGTCGGTGGAGGTGCCTTTAACCTTCCTGGTGCAATGGCCCAAAGTGCAAGTGCAGGACCTATCCTCATTGGATGGAGTATCACAGGGATTGGGATGATCATGCTCGCGCTCGTCTTCCAGCATCTCGCAAATAGTAAACCGGAGCTTGAAGGCGGGATTTACGCTTACGCACGTGAAGGATTCGGACGTTTTGTCGGGTTTAACAGTGCGTGGGGTTACTGGGTATCAGCCTGGATTGGAACAGTTGCGAATATCACGCTCGTCTTCAATGCGATTAGTTATTTCTTCCCGATTTTTGCAGCAGAAAATCGGATATTCCTGCTCCTTATGAGTATGGTCGTCATTTGGGGATTATTCTGGCTTGTCTCGAGTGGGATTAAGGAAGCGACACTCGTCAATCTGATTACGACAATCGCGAAGCTCGTTCCAATCTTGATTTTCATTCTTCTCGTTGGAATTGCCTTTAATGTAAAGACGTTTAATTTAGATATTTGGGGAGAGGGAACAGAACTCGGTTCGATTTTCGACCAAGTCAAAGGAACGATGCTCGTTACACTTTGGGCTTTCGTCGGCATCGAAGGAGCAGTCGTTTTATCGAGTCGTGCTAAAAATCGGAGTGATGTCGGTAAGGCAACGGTAACGGGGCTCGTTGGGGTTTTAGTTATCTATATCCTCATTTCAGTCTTATCCCTTGGCGTCCTCAGCCAAGAAAAACTGGCTGGACTGAAGGAACCAACGATGGCGTATGTATTAG
This window of the Exiguobacterium acetylicum genome carries:
- a CDS encoding basic amino acid/polyamine antiporter; the encoded protein is MMNQQKIGFFALAAMVIGSMVGGGAFNLPGAMAQSASAGPILIGWSITGIGMIMLALVFQHLANSKPELEGGIYAYAREGFGRFVGFNSAWGYWVSAWIGTVANITLVFNAISYFFPIFAAENRIFLLLMSMVVIWGLFWLVSSGIKEATLVNLITTIAKLVPILIFILLVGIAFNVKTFNLDIWGEGTELGSIFDQVKGTMLVTLWAFVGIEGAVVLSSRAKNRSDVGKATVTGLVGVLVIYILISVLSLGVLSQEKLAGLKEPTMAYVLEAAIGPVGATIIMIGLIISLSGALLGWTILASEISYLVAKDGAFPKAFAKTNRKGAPVGALLITQIATQVVAGIALFSAQTYLVLSSIAGICALLPYLLSALYSIRTSREEHNRKMLLFSIIASAYSIWLVYASGIWYIVIAALVYAPGILAYALAEREQQRTGMSRYEWIASMILVVLAGVAVYGMVVGEIQL
- a CDS encoding peptide ABC transporter substrate-binding protein, whose translation is MNKPSKIAFAGLSSIALLAVAACGQGNDDNTSGSDSKNKKKEVTLVSTTDVPQLDPTKTTDSTSIIVTNNVFEGLYRLDGDNKPTPGIAESVEVSDDKKTYTFKLRKDAKWSDGSAVTADDFIYAWKRALDPKTAAEYAYILQDLKNANKIMSGDAELDELGVKKVDDQTLEVQLEAPAPYFLGLTSFPTYLPLKQSFVEDQGDKFATSVDTMVFNGPFVLDKWQANAGWTYKKNPDYWDKANVKMDKIDVKVVKEISTGVNLFEAKEVDFAPITSEFVSQYEKSDDYKTRPDARINFLRFNQKNKALKNKNIRKALALGFEKQGITDVILNDGSKPANFIVAKDFTFTPDGEDFRAKYPDLQSYDADAAKKAWDAGLKELGVKTVELSMLSRDEDAFKKVSEYLKGDLEKHLPGLTIKIKQQPFKNFLELESKGEYDISAAGWGPDYQDPMTFLDMWLTDGSFNRMEYSNKKFDDLIKGAKQQADEAKRWSDMQEAEKMLLAEDYAIAPIYQKGEAYLQRTNIDKLYRHPFGADMSFKWMEVK
- a CDS encoding MgtC/SapB family protein; the protein is MNWIHVFQLEDFLKLLLAAILGIFIGFEREIKNKPVGIRTSLVITLISCLLTIVSIKSVLLYHDMATNVQMDPMRLVAQIITGIGFIGAGVILRRPHDIVSGLTTAAIIWSASGIGIAVGAGFIWESIFLVLFLFFLLEGLTRIMSRINNSRFEANVLVAHLLLPSGLDPTDIVLALERKGVRITNMRLRGDPVRLTLRMYSPHTLTLFLLYDYLKSLGIENIDLDQ